The Arachis duranensis cultivar V14167 chromosome 9, aradu.V14167.gnm2.J7QH, whole genome shotgun sequence genomic sequence cccagttgcaaacacagataggaagttcaagcacaaacaaacagttatagcaagtagaacaagtagcagttAATCTCAAATAGtcacaaaggcaaaccaagtacaatatgcacacccaaacaatgtgacatagatgcacatgatgcatgcctgtcctagtggctgatgatatcatctgttggttatatagccaacccgacacgtcctggtagctaaaACCCCATTgttactacccgctcaacccagagccagtggaataaccactactgtggctactacccaggcgggtgtttaaaagatCAACCTATAGCGAGTGGAATCACCACTACTACCGCTACTACCTAGGCGTCAcagtctctgacctggagcaagtgggacgaatcataacccttgctactacccaggtatcccaagcatatattcattcagtcctagccatggatcaacatccatatcagtcatccggcttaaattcataattcatagtcaGCCATACGGCCCATAACTCATTCGACAATCAACCATAAATtaatatcatacacagccatttcgGCTCATAACAAAATAGCACCTCCACCATttaacatcatcaaattcataaatcgGCATtcaagccataaatcacttttctcaattcattcactttgaaatcaagtttcaatTCTTTTCATCCTCGGCTTTAAAgactcatttctcaaatcatctcaggctcataatcCACTTTTACTCAAAGTAGGTTCCCCTTTTGAAAACAATGCCACTCTCGGCATCCTCTTTCCACAACTTCCATAACTATGGCAAGTTAAATATTCATTTTGaaacattcaaaatcatccatccaacaagggaattttataacaaaagtttctcggtagagtctcaagtctttaggggagaataacataactcattccGCCTAATTcacttaaaatcattaaaacattGGCTTTCCGAATTaagtaataaaataggatctaagccaaACCGAGTCATGTAATCATTTATTACTTTCAAGACGTTTCCTTTACTTAGGCAAAACCAACTTCAACCCCCATGATAAATTCTAAAGCGTTTCGactgttcaaaattgttttagtcttgcaagaattcaaaattcaaagagtacttaaaacttttctaaaaacatttcaaaatgaaacttgTCAATAGGAATTCAGGTTCtttcaaagtcattgaaacttcTCTAATTGAAACCCTCAAGTCAAATTCACAGGCATTTCCCTTGTCACATTTAAAACAGCTTTAAAACATAAGTTTCATCTAAATAACTTTCTCTTGAAAGAGATACAATGCCTTTCTTAAGACGCAagactaaatcacaatttcctctttaataattcatttcaaaagcatgaatcatccttttcttgataattcaaataaaatagtagaagtcTCTAACTCATCATTTTCTTCCAAACAACATTTCAGTAAAGACtcagattttatagaaatttcaacatcatctcccctaaaacttggactttgccacccggttcgggtcccaactaaaccgtttcacaatccttttcaacagcccaaaaccagaaatcaattcaaaagcaagctaaatccaacaatcatctcattttcatatctcaaggaaatcgtttcaaaatcaaatcaatatcaaccgatgtaactcatttccaaagctttaaagaaacggttcagcaacaaatcatttgtccaaaaccaaatcaattaaaataaaccaGCAAGAAAATCAACTTAACTCAAATCAATTCTCAACGGATCaaactcaaatttcaaatcCTTAAAGAATCAACCTCAAAACATTCCATTTCACAagccgcacaacaattcagccaaacaAACATTCATAATCATCGAGAcgatcaaataatacataaggctgatacaatcaccaaatacacattTTCTCACaacagtatccatatgtaataattctaatatataaaatatagtttttggaaagcgcccctacctcaaaatgcAAATTCCATAATCCAACGTCTCACAGAGTCCTTACCGCCTCAACTCGAAATCATTCCGGCAACCAAAACCTCAGCTCCCAGCCACTTTCGCAATAACCATAGCAACACGAACTGAAGGAGGAACGGCTGAACCGACACGGCGGTGCGCTCTGAACCGGCTCGGCAGCAGCCCGGCAGCCACCTCAAGCGGCAGCAGCGACGAATTCCAATCACGACAATGGCAACTTTTCCAGCAACGACAGAAGTAGCCAGAAGCTCCAGCGGTGGTTCCAGTGGCCTCAGAACTGCTTCTGGCGGCAAGAACAGCACCACGACTTCTCCCTCCTTCAGTAGTGACAACAATAGTATTTTCCGGCAACCACCGATCTCCAGCATCAGCAACAGAAGCTCCAACTAGGCACCGCAGAGCAGCAGAGCGGCAGTACCATCGGCCAAGGTGCAGTGGTGGAGACGCCCTCAACCGCGGTGAATGGTGAAACACGGCGACTATGGACGCTCGGCGGCAGCGGTTGGCTCTGCAGCAACTCCTCGCGAGCGTTCTCCTTTCTCTCCTTTATCAATGGTGATAACGACGGCACTGGCGGTGAGGCACGGCGGGGCACGCGACGGGCTGAGCACGGTGGCGAGGACCCATTttctctcttccttctctctcagaTCTCCCCTCTGGTCGCGACGACGACCCCGCGCGTCTCTCTTCATTGGACTCGACCTGACGGTGGCCTCCGAGGCGGCTGTGCTTCCTCCATGCTTGTGAGCTCGACGGTGGCAGTACCATGAGGACGACGGCAAGCTCGACTGCAGCGGCCTCCTTCCtcagctctcacttctctctcctCTGCGCGACACAACGGTGCAGCGGCAGTGACGCCCGCCGGTGCCATCCTCCCCCTCCCCTCTCTTTCTTCCCgtttctcttctccccctttctGCGTTGAGTGTATACGCCTGCTGTGTGTGCTTGTTGtgttggtgtgtgtttgggttgCTGATGGGTCTTGGGGGAAACGGGTAACCGGGTAGGGTTTCAGGGTTAGGCtttcattattttgaaaattagggttaggggtaaattagtaatttcaaataaaattagaaataatataataattgaaacccaaattaaatccaacactaattgtatatagaaaatactatttgctcctcatttttttacaaattatttttaataaaatgtccaaatcaaataattagaaataatataattaaatccttTATTTTCTCAAAACAGTAGTAtcaatattctaaaatattacttatctaatccaaatcatataaaatccttattatttcataactatcaactttatactttaaatatagaaaataatccaataattataaaattggataataatcataactcatctcaaatccaataaatcaaaacttgccttaattacctttaataaaataatttctgaaattaaggctataaataaccatatgatttgagacttgatcataataagacttttcaaaagttctgggtcttacagGTACcactcctctccaaattgaactTGTGAAACTATAACTCGTAACCTCTTCCGAGAGAGTCTCCGACTATACCACCTGCATAAAAGAGTTAGTAGAAAAAATACATTTATTATCAATTTTCCAAACAACATAATCCTCTCTACCAGTTGATAGCTTTACTAACCTTAACCTCTCATGAAGTTAGTGAACAAGTTCCAACTCCCATTGGAACAACTCCTTCCTTCACTGGAAATTTCATATCTACTCTAACCCATTCCAAAGCCCACATTCCCCTATCACAGATCTTTGTTGATTTGAAATAGAGAAGAGCCTTGGAAAAATCACATTCAGAGGACCACCTTGAACCCAATTATCTTCCCAAAAATGAGTTCTTCTTCCATTCCCTACTTCCATTGCCAGCCCactcaaaaatttttctttcaccTGTTGTTCTTTTATATTCAGTTGGCAGATGTCTTTCAATGATCCCCTTTTAAAGGTAAAGTCTAATTCGCTAGAATCACATTAGGGTTCAAATTATTACAAGAGAAAATAATCTTCTTCCATAACGGACACTGCTCCTTTGAAAACtgccaccaccacttaaacagAAGAGCTGTGTTCTTGAGCACTGCATCCCCGACTCTCAAACTCCCAGCCTTTTTTGGTGCCTGAACCACCTCCTACTTAACAAGAGGTATACCATAGTTAGCGTCCTCCTTACACAACATAAATTTCCTCTGTAATGCAATCAATTTGTCAGCTACCGCCTTCGGCATCTTGTACATGCTAAGGTAATAGATTAGTAGGCTATTCAGCTGATTTGATGAGGACTAGCTTACCTGCTTTGTTGAGAACCTTTGCTTTCCATAAGCTGAGCTTCTCTTCCACCTTATCTAATTTCAGTTTCCAAGTCTTCACCAAGCGTAGATTTGCTCCTAAAGAAATCCCCAGGTATCTAATAGGTAAGACAGGTTGCTTGCACCCCAAAAGGCCACACACATGATCTACCCACTCCTGCTCACAGTTCACTGATATCAAATTCGACTTATCAAAATTGATGCTCAGACCCGACATCAGCTTAAAACAATGCACAACCTCTTATAATTTACAATTGTCTCTGTCTCCAGAGGACAAAACAAAATAGTATCATCTACAAATCGGAAATGTGACAATTCAATATGATCTCTCTCGACCAGCAGCGGAGCAATGCACCCATTCCTAACAGCTTCTCCCAACATCTTATGCAAAACATCGACCACAAGCACAAACAGAAGAGGTGAGAGAGGATCTCCTTGTCTTAGGCCGCTCTCCATTTTGAACGACTTGGATGGGGACCCATTCACCAAGACCGGCATAGTGGCCGTACTGACACACTCCTTCACCCAATTCCTCCATCTTTGACCGAATCTCATCTTCTGTAATACAATATCCACAAAAATACATCTGACTCAATCATATGCTTTTTGGAAATTCAGCTTGATAATTGCCGCCTTCTTTCTTCGCGTCTTGAGCCAATGACACAAGCAATGAGGGCGCCGTCATGAATTTTTCTCCCTTTCACAAAAGCACTATATGTCTCTCCTACCAATCCCGGCATGACTGCCCTCATCTTTCTCTACAAAACCTTCGAAACCACtgataaattactattttatggtttatcttatgttaaattgagtggattttgtcaatctttcatacacttactcatataaaatgcatggttttacattttccttcctaatttggtgctatgattgaaaacatgcctCTTTGGCTTTAAATTTgctatttttaatcctctcttactaccattcgatgtcgtgatctgtgtgctaagtgttttcaggctttatagcgcaggaatggctcagaggatggaaaaaAAAGCATGGAAAAGAGGAAAGAACACAAGGAATTAAGGATTTCATGAGCGAGCATCAACGTGCAAGCATggagtgacgcgtacgcatgaccagCAGAAAATTCagcgacgcacacgcgtggagcGACGCATACACGTGAATAGAAAATTGcgcagcgacgcgtacgcgtgacaatgTGTCACGTGCTGCATTAACCAAAAATCACAGGGGGCGATTTTGGGCTGCTTTTggacccagtttcaagcccaaaaaCAGAGACTAGATGCAGGGGGCAAGCTGAGACTCAACACACATTTACATTCACTTagttttagtttgagttttgagtttttcttagAGGGAGAACACTACTTCCTCTAGGGTTCTTCACGTTCTTAGACTTTTAGTTTTATGCTTTTGGATTGGATCTTGAGAGAGTTACTACCTTCAATTGATGTCTTTATCACTATAGTTTGCTTTCATATTTCCTTActcttttgttttccattcagtTTGTTTAGAACTATATATGGATATATTTGTTTTTgggatttattaatgcaaagcgttatttttacatttaattccATTTTTTGTTTGACTATCtccaattaatttattagttcaaAAATTGCttttactaaattaattttaattaccatgtCTTCTTTCTACTCCCTTTACATGTTTGCAAAaatggcatccatgtcaatggagtagactcccaacttgactttggagttgattaataggaAACCCTTGAGTTAGAATACTCAAGTATTAACTTGTAATTGGAAGTTATTGGCTGACTCTCTATTCACTAACACTAATCCTTCCCTAGGAggggattaggacttgtgaatcaaAGTTGGTTtagttacttgactttcctttattaggTAAAGGATAATTAAGTAGAAGCAACAACCTCTTACCATCATActtggggaaatcaacaagggTAGAAATTCCGATAAATCTTCTCCTAGTCAacgctttttattttaaatatataagatctcttgttaatttttattgcttcaattgataatcatttatttttctgttttccaaCTCTAAATTTTCTCGGAAAACTCCTGATCAATAATCTACACTGTTGCGTCAACTCTTTGGGAAACGACCTGGGAATTCTACTCCCAGTTAATTGATTCTGAATTGTGGcaaccctttttaaattgataagataaattttcgtcggttaagaactgtactcacAACGCTTCGATTATTAATATTTCTTAACCGGCATTTTTTTGCCCGTCAATCACCTTATACACACCCCCACCATGCTAATCGGCTGAAAatccttaatctccttggcaCCCACAAATTTCGGAGCTAGCGTTACTCACGTGACATTCGCATCGGTTGGAAGCTTAGCACTTTGGAAGAACCCCTTCACCGCTGTAGTGAACTCCTGACCAATATCTTCCCATCATTGTTTGATAAAGTTCATATTGTACCATCACTACCTAGAGCCTTAAAAGATTCACAGTCTCAAACTGCCTCCCTAATTTCCTCCATAGACGACAAAACCTCTAAAGCTTCAGCCTCGGCTCCATCAATCTGCTTCCCCAAACCATCCCGAACACTAATTCTCGGAGCATATTCTTGTCGATATAGATCCTTATAAACCCTAATTGCAACTTTTATTCTTGCATGATTCCTCACCAACCATCCACCAATTATCAGAGCATCAATTCTATTATTCCTTCTTCTAGCCGAGGCGATGTTATGAAAATATCTAGTATTCTTATCCATGTTCCTAGCATGTTGGGACCGAGACATCTGCTTCCAGTGGATCTCCTTACTAACATACCACTTTTTACAAAAGCTCACCAACGCCTTCCTTCTAACCTCCATCATACCATCATAAATGCCATCACTAACCATATTATCAAGCCTCTTAATCTCCTCCTCAAACATCATCATTCTCTTATCAATGTCACCAAAATTATCCTTGTGCCATTTTCACAAAGGTACCGTCAAGGCCTTTAGCTTACATGTGAACTGAGCATCTCCCAAGTTTCTCCAGTCATTTTTGACCATCATCAGAAAACCCTCATGCGTAAACTAGGAATCCAGACTTCTGAAAGGTCGAGGGCACCCACTTACTCTTGTAACTTCCACAATCAATGGGCAATGATCTAACAGTCCTCTTGGTCCTCCTTTTAGCCGCATATCAGGGAATTCCTCAGTCCACTCTATATTGACCAAAACCCTGTCAATCTGAGTACAAGATCGACCCCTAAACCACGTGAACTTCCTATAATTAAGAGGTAAGTCCATCAACAGCATATCATGTACCCAACTTTTGAAATCTTCCACTGACGCGGGTAGACCACTCGCACGTTTACGATCTTCGACTTGCAAAATCTCATTAAAGTCTCCCAACAAGCAGAAAGGAACATGACACAAACCCACAATATATCTCAACTCCTCCCATACCACCCGCTTCTCCTCTCTCCCATGCGCCCTATACACCAGACAATAAGCACAAGACTCCACATACTCCCATCCCACCATACCATTACCCCAAATTCATGAAACATCAAATTTAGTGATCACCTCCCTTTTAGTTTCAAGTAGACCTAGCATgttcaatttataattttgttcAACGATTTCACCATACTTAACTTTCTATCCCCTCTCAACCTCCGACTATTCCAGCAGCTAACAAtcatttaaacaaatttttacTCACCTTATTATGTTTCTTCGGACGACTccttcttgctttttctttttgtttcaccatttttttctttgccgCTATTGCTTCATTCTGAGCTTGCAAAATTCCCATAATATCCTCTTCTTCATCGTATAAAACAGCACCCGAGTCCACTGCCAATGCCCAAGTTTCCTCATTTTATTTCATCATCTGTTCTTCCTTTGTTAACCTGTCATTCTCTTTCTCATTCCGTCACTCTGTCTTAATTTCAAACTCAGCATCACTCACCAAGGATGTCTCTCCATTAGCCATACATTTTATCTCTCCATCTGCTATTGGGTCTGGTTCCAAAGCTGTCTCCTTCCCTCTCTCCGCTTCTAGGAAATCTGAATAATTTTCATAAGGGAGATTGATGCCTCCACCACCATCCAGTTCTCGCGGCTCCTGCGCCCTTACTGCCACACCGAGGCTGTCACCCCTCCAGCCGCGACACCCCAGGACCTCCAACAACGGCGTAAACCCTTGCGTGTTTGGTTCCTCCGCCTCAGCCACGGATCCGCAAGCACCAGCCCCCCTAAGTCTTTGTTCATGCGGCCCCTCCACTTAGTCCTCATTACCTTCAGTGGTTCTTGGGCAGCGTGCAAACCACTAAGATGCCCTTCTCAGGTCTCTTCTTGACCCACTTGTCTCCAGACCTCCCCGTGTCTCGGTTCCCATCCTCCCCCTATTGTGAAGTCCTTTGACCCGTTTGGCCAACCTCCAACCCAGTTCAGATCCGTCTTGAGCCATAATTCCCATCTTCCTTCCCCCATCAGCCCCATCCCACTTTTATTGCCTTTGAATGTTGGGCCACTTGGAACCAAGCCCAAACCACACCCCTCATAGTTATAACAAGTGGTTGAGTAGCACTTAGATAGGCCCACTTGCTAGAAACCACATGTCCTAGCATTCCCATTAAGGACCCACATCCATCAGTACCATATTCCTGCGTAACTGTTCTTTCAGACCCCATCTCTTCATTCACACAAAATCCCCTATAATCCTCCTATCCATTATCATCAGAACAACTAACTAAAGCCGTTACCATCTTTgtattctttaaatttaaataatcaatGTTAGAATCATTCAAAAACACGTCATGAATTACCAATATGTCCTTCTCATCATCGACCACTATTGCCTCAATGTCAATCAGGTCAGCCGCCGGATCCCACTGCACTGCTTCCTTCGTCAGGCTATTGCCACAGGAACCAGAATTTTCGATTCTAGTATAGTCAATTTGGTCCCCACCCGAACTTTCAGCCCCACAAGTCTCAATACTCATCTCCTTCACGAAGACATCAAACCCACCATTCCCAACAATGATGTGTACCCACTCTCTAATGATGTCAAACATGCATGTATCAACTTGAAACCTTCCAGCTCTAGAGGACGAACCTATTTCTGTTTGTACATCCCACCTAATCACTTCAACTCATTGTCCTCCGATTGTTTTAAACGTTTCTGATGACCAGACATGTAGAGGCACCCCATAGCACTCTAACCAAACTCCCCGAGACTCACAGTATTCAGACTCCTCCCATCTCGAAACCCTATGAAAAATTGCAACATATTATCCAATTTGATCGTAAAAGCCTCGTCTGCATGCTTCGCCGTATCAAAGGTTAACAACACTTTATAAGCCCCTATTTCTCTGACGTCCACAACCTGAGGCAAGTTTTTGCAAACTTTTCTTTCAACGACTGCAGGTTGAAGGATTTCGATGTACTCCCTACTAAACTCCTTACCAACTAATTCATATTCTCCTACACTACAGGCACTACAATCCTTTTCGTGCACCCTCTCCCATGTTGGTCAGCGGCTTGCGAACCCATCTTCGTCCACTTCACCTCTTGGTCAATAACCACCTCTTTCTCACGATGTAACTCTTCATGCCCTCTCTCATTCTGACCACTTGGTACCACATGCATCCTTCGTTTTGTCGCCTGCGAATACCTTCTAAATCTAGTTTCTCCAACTGATATTATGTTATCTCGTAATCTCATATGATTCATTTTCACAATAGCTTTTAGAGCTCTTCCTTTCGTCGTGTACCGGATAAAGACGAAGAGATAGATCATTCCATTTTTATGTTTGTATTATTATgttgaaagatattttttatattttttgttttaaaaaattatttttcataatgaaTATATTATGAACTGTGttgaattatattaaattgattattttataattattatattgtatttttttggtttgtttttttttagatttttataattCATAGATATTTATGAATATCTATGTTCCTTAAGGGAATTAAGAACAGGAacttatgagaaaaataaaaagaaaacgaGGGACGTTGTTTTAAAGTAACAAAAGCCAAATTCAAAATCAGAAAAGTAATCAATCAAACTATCTTAGAGCTTATCGAAGTCACCAAAAATCTTAGAGCTTATCGAGGGTGAATCAGTCAAACTAAATAATCTGTATCACTGTGGAATATAAATTACAACAATAGTGCTTCGTGAAatcgttttaattttaaattttaaactcactttaatatatataaaataaagagtaaaaGATCATTAATGtagatatttaaaatataatattataaacaatattatttttgataaatttaaattagttttgaaaagtatctctttttagttattttcaaTCACCATTAGCTTTTAAAAATTAGGagcacaaatatataatattttttatttatcaatacaAATCGAAGATCAAAATGTTTTATTAAACCAGATCACTTAGAATTGAATAACTGTGTGTGATATGTGATTGCGACAAGTAATTATTgtatttgttaattttctttttatgaaattaaaagaagtactttaaaataacaataaaaaatattatctttgaACCATTTTTCCTTGCTTCGCTTCCAACTCattcaaaaattgatttcaTTAGCaacaatttaaaaactaaacacTGATTATATTCCTGCCAATTAcgcttatattattttaattgccaCTTATTAATAAAAGCTACTATCAAATAAAACTTTCCGATTATCCAAGGATCTGATGTCCATAATAcacaaattaatattaatgaaATAATGGAAAAGTGAGATATTGCAATATTAAATGTATTGGTGAAATACATTTCATAAGTTTTAACTTATGacattttcaaagaaaaactattaaagtttatctttgaaaataattttacatatttatAGGTTTCTGGATACCGTACACTTAGAAAAATTGTAGGGCTGAGTTATTGAGACGAGTTCTAGGGCTCATTTAGACAGCAACAACCTGATACAGCAGGAGTATTAATACAGTGTCCCGTAATATATTTCATGCGTCCACAGTATTGGTAGCAACCATCATCATTATTTGGACAATATGCTTTAGTTGCTTCTTCAAAGCACTGCATAGTCTGCTTCTTATACATTGTTCTTGCTGCCATTGTGCAAATTCTTGCTTCTGC encodes the following:
- the LOC107465154 gene encoding uncharacterized protein LOC107465154; protein product: MPGLVGETYSAFVKGRKIHDGALIACKMRFGQRWRNWVKECVSTATMPVLVNGSPSKSFKMESGLRQGDPLSPLLFVLVVDVLHKMLGEAVRNGCIAPLLVERDHIELSHFRFVDDTILFCPLETETIEWVDHVCGLLGCKQPVLPIRYLGISLGANLRLVKTWKLKLDKVEEKLSLWKAKVLNKAGGIVGDSLGRGYEL